A region from the Lycium barbarum isolate Lr01 chromosome 8, ASM1917538v2, whole genome shotgun sequence genome encodes:
- the LOC132607212 gene encoding transcription repressor OFP8-like: MSTHKRKISLRNVAVKLGCSNCMWPKISSIFHPKPRHHHKITNNNNNIPSIFSQVESEESGYVPLPLWNREVVSDKPSAQKKCFQNKSHKTTNNYSNNHDSSSSSSNTTTTTTTFQEFGRIGGESVAVEKDSDDPYVDFRQSMLQMILAKEIYSKEELRELLNCFLQLNSPYYHGIIVRAFTEIWHCVFAVKPGVAGAESPFLQCGSSGGGGEWWSRV, from the coding sequence ATGTCAACCCACAAGAGAAAAATCAGTTTGCGCAACGTTGCAGTGAAACTTGGCTGCAGCAATTGTATGTGGCCCAAAATTTCCAGCATTTTCCACCCTAAGCCCCGCCACCACCAcaaaataaccaacaacaacaacaacatacccagtatattcTCACAAGTAGAGTCTGAGGAGAGTGGGTACGTACCCCTGCCTTTGTGgaatagagaggttgtttctgacaAACCTTCGgcacaaaaaaaatgttttcagAACAAGTCCCACAAAACAACCAACAACTACTCCAATAATCATGACTCTTCCTCTAGTTCTTCTAACACTactaccaccaccaccactttTCAAGAATTTGGCAGAATTGGAGGAGAGAGTGTTGCCGTTGAGAAAGATTCCGACGACCCTTACGTTGACTTCCGGCAGTCAATGTTACAAATGATACTTGCGAAGGAGATATATTCTAAAGAAGAATTAAGAGAGCTTCTCAACTGTTTTTTGCAGTTGAATTCTCCTTATTATCATGGTATTATTGTTAGAGCTTTCACAGAGATCTGGCATTGTGTTTTCGCCGTAAAGCCTGGAGTTGCCGGAGCTGAGTCGCCGTTCTTGCAGTGCGGCAGTAGCGGTGGCGGTGGAGAGTGGTGGTCACGTGTGTGA
- the LOC132605446 gene encoding putative HVA22-like protein g encodes MVCGFCRLVLGYAYPAFECFKTIEKNRVEIEELRFWCQYWIIVAALRIFESFGDLFMSWLPMYSEAKLALFIYLWYPKTKGTAYIYNALLKPYVATYEKDIDRSLLEFRAKGWDLAISYWQNCAELGQAKFLQMLDFIASQSKRGTQPSPEQKDDTNHSGGAPPNTPSGLFKRNNKQLTDRRPPPGSSSPPPPPRPSSSVHHSTLHTIKSEPVHHEDASFQDNDSFKDHGLHAARAKLRRKRSI; translated from the exons ATGGTTTGCGGATTTTGCAGATTGGTTCTTGGATATGCATACCCTGCTTTTGAGTGTTTTAAAACTATTGAGAAGAACAGAGTGGAGATTGAAGAACTTAGATTCTGGTGCCAATATTG GATTATTGTCGCGGCACTGAGAATCTTTGAAAGCTTTGGTGATTTGTTCATGTCATG GTTACCAATGTACAGTGAGGCTAAATTGGCTCTTTTCATCTACTTATGGTATCCAAAAACGAAGGGCACGGCATACATCTATAATGCCTTATTGAAGCCATATGTTGCAACGTATGAAAAAGATATTGACCGGAGTTTATTGGAATTTAGAGCCAAGGGATGGGACTTGGCCATTTCTTACTGGCAAAATTGTGCAGAATTGGGGCAAGCAAAGTTCTTGCAAATGCTTGATTTTATAGCTTCTCAGTCTAAAAGAGGAACACAACCCAGTCCTGAG CAAAAAGATGATACCAACCATTCAGGCGGAGCGCCACCAAACACGCCATCCGGATTATTCAAGAGGAATAATAAGCAGCTGACTGACAGGAGGCCACCACCTGGTTCAtcttcaccaccaccaccaccacggcCTTCTTCCTCCGTCCACCACTCCACATTGCATACTATTAAGTCAGAACCAGTGCACCACGAGGATGCTTCATTTCAAGACAATGATAGTTTTAAAGACCATGGTCTTCATGCTGCCAGGGCAAAACTAAGACGTAAACGGAGCATTTAA
- the LOC132607213 gene encoding 2-Cys peroxiredoxin BAS1, chloroplastic — translation MACSASSSTALLSSTSRAAAISPISQSLSLPSSFNGLRTCKPFVSRVTPSLSTRVAQSQRRRFAVRASSELPLVGNKAPDFEAEAVFDQEFIQVKLSEYIGKKYVILFFYPLDFTFVCPTEITAFSDRHEEFEKLNTEILGVSVDSVFSHLAWVQTDRKSGGLGDLKYPLISDITKSISKSYNVLIPDQGIALRGLFIIDKEGVIQHSTINNLGIGRSVDETLRTLQALQYVQDNPDEVCPAGWKPGEKSMKPDPKGSKEYFASI, via the exons ATGGCTTGCTCTGCTTCTTCTTCAACTGCACTTCTTTCTTCCACCTCTAGAGCTGCTGCCATTTCCCCCATTTCTCAATCACTATCCCTTCCTTCTTCTTTCAATGGACTTCGAACTTGCAAGCCCTTTGTTTCTCGTGTAACCCCTTCCCTCTCTACACGTGTCGCTCAATCACAACGCCGTCGTTTTGCTGTTCGTGCCTCT AGTGAACTCCCACTTGTTGGAAACAAAGCGCCAGACTTTGAGGCAGAAGCTGTTTTCGATCAAGAATTCATCCAG GTTAAACTATCCGAGTACATCGGGAAGAAATATGTGATTCTCTTCTTCTACCCACTTGACTTCACATTTGTTTGCCCTACAG AGATCACTGCTTTCAGTGACCGTCATGAGGAATTTGAAAAACTGAACACAGAAATATTGGGTGTTTCCGTAGACAGTGTG TTCTCCCACCTTGCATGGGTCCAAACTGATAGAAAGTCTGGTGGTCTAGGTGATCTGAAATATCCATTAATTTCTGACATAACCAAGTCAATTTCAAAATCATACAATGTACTTATCCCTGATCAG GGGATTGCATTGAGAGGACTTTTCATCATTGACAAGGAAGGAGTTATTCAACATTCGACCATTAACAATCTTGGAATTGGTAGGAGCGTTGATGAAACATTGAGAACTCTTCAG GCGTTGCAATACGTTCAGGATAACCCAGACGAAGTGTGCCCAGCTGGATGGAAGCCTGGGGAGAAATCCATGAAGCCTGATCCCAAGGGCAGCAAAGAATACTTTGCATCCATTTGA
- the LOC132605447 gene encoding cytokinin riboside 5'-monophosphate phosphoribohydrolase LOG7-like, giving the protein MEVERKSKFHRICVFCGSSSGKKPSYQEAAIDLGKELVERRIDLVYGGGSVGLMGLVSQAVHDGGRHVLGVIPKTLMPRELTGGTIGEVRAVSGMHQRKAEMARQADAFIALPGGYGTLEELLEVITWAQLGIHQKPVGLLNVEGYYNSLLSFIDKAVDEGFISPIARRIIVSAPTAKELIRELEEHVPEKDEIISKLIWEDEIQRCNYTPESCVPT; this is encoded by the exons atggaggtagagagaaaatCAAAGTTTCATAGGATTTGTGTATTTTGTGGAAGCAGTTCTGGGAAAAAGCCTAGCTATCAAGAAGCTGCTATTGATTTAGGCAAAGAACTG GTGGAGAGAAGGATTGATTTAGTGTATGGAGGTGGAAGCGTGGGCCTCATGGGTCTTGTTTCTCAGGCTGTTCATGATGGTGGTCGCCATGTTCTCGG AGTGATTCCAAAGACTCTCATGCCAAGAGAG TTAACTGGCGGAACTATTGGAGAAGTGAGAGCAGTGTCTGGTATGCACCAAAGGAAAGCTGAAATGGCCCGGCAAGCTGACGCTTTCATCGCCCTCCCTG GTGGCTATGGTACCCTTGAAGAACTTCTTGAAGTCATCACATGGGCTCAGCTTGGGATCCACCAGAAACCA GTGGGGCTGTTGAATGTTGAGGGTTACTATAATTCGTTATTGTCTTTTATCGATAAGGCTGTTGATGAAGGCTTTATTTCTCCAATTGCACGTCGCATAATCGTGTCTGCTCCAACAGCCAAAGAATTGATCAGAGAACTTGAg GAACATGTACCAGAGAAGGATGAAATCATATCGAAATTGATATGGGAGGATGAAATTCAAAGATGTAATTATACGCCCGAATCCTGTGTTCCTACATAA